The following proteins come from a genomic window of Sardina pilchardus chromosome 13, fSarPil1.1, whole genome shotgun sequence:
- the LOC134100015 gene encoding uncharacterized protein LOC134100015, whose amino-acid sequence MDGRRRKYIGLNSKHGIPSRTRRYWKRRKLAEAIDKLQTNQDMNLTLQSSDHNSDNDSEKGEDGGGINNLDQESSDNRDAHDSEDIAPSLNLDCSDHNSDNDSEKAEDGGGVNNLDQESLNMDSSDHEFDLDTEEAQDGSGITQNLDQNFSHHDSDSGSENAHVGGGINMSSFLHNRTWISLTTWIPHLKAHTIVMTLHDGRGPRCEMGDYATWGFAISAVDRKCGMCWVTGSCRGHSMETQSSLLDLGGDRPTSQLELNTA is encoded by the exons ATGGACGGAAGGAGAAGAAAATACATCGGCCTCAACTCTAAACATGGGATTCCTTCTAGAACAAGAAGATACTGGAAAAGGAG GAAATTGGCAGAGGCCATTGACAAGCTTCAGACAAACCAGGATATG AACCTGACTCTACAATCCTCTGACCACAACTCTGACAATGACTCAGAGAAAGGAGAAGATGGTGGTGGAATTAAT AACCTGGATCAGGAGTCCTCTGACAACAGAGATGCACATGATAGTGAAGACATTGCA CCGAGCCTGAATCTGGATTGCTCTGATCACAACTCTGATAATGACTCTGAGAAAGCAGAAGATGGTGGTGGAGTTAAT AACCTGGATCAGGAGTCCCTTAATATGGATTCCTCTGACCATGAATTTGACCTTGACACAGAAGAAGCACAAGATGGCAGTGGGATTACT CAGAACCTGGATCAGAATTTCTCCCACCACGATTCTGACAGTGGTTCAGAAAACGCCCATGTTGGTGGTGGAATTAAT ATGTCTTCATTCTTACACAACAGAACCTGGATTTCTCTGACAACCTGGATTCCTCATCTGAAGGCGCACACGATAGTGATGACGTTACA TGATGGCAGAGGTCCGCGCTGTGAAATGGGAGACTATGCCACATGGGGCTTTGCCATCTCTGCTGTTGACAGGAAGTGCGGGATGTGCTGGGTGACTGGCAGCTGCAGGGGCCACTCAATGGAGACCCAAAGCAGCCTCCTCGATCTCGGGGGAGACCGCCCAACATCTCAGCTGGAGCTCAACACAGCCTGA
- the srsf7a gene encoding serine and arginine rich splicing factor 7a translates to MSYYSSSRSSSRNLECKVYVGDLGNGAAKGELERAFSYYGPLRSVWVARNPPGFAFVEYEDNRDAEDAVKGMDGKVLCGSRIRVELSTGLSRKSRYGRPGRRSFDPNDRCYQCGDRGHYAYDCYRFSKRGGSRRSRSRSRSRSRSRSRGRRYRSRSRSRSNERRYRSPSYARRRSRSASPARSKSRTPVRSRSRSRSRSASRPRGRSASHPRGRSASRSRSRSRTPSAKRNSRSRSPSPKKSPTPGTD, encoded by the exons ATGTCTTACTACTCATCATCCCGAAGTTCCTCTCGGAACTTGGAATGTAAAGTTTACGTTGGAGACTTGGGTAATGGAGCTGCAAAAGGCGAATTGGAGCGGGCGTTCAGCTACTATGGCCCTCTGCGCAGCGTCTGGGTGGCCAGGAACCCTCCAGGATTTGCGTTTGTGGAATATGAAGACAACCGTGACGCTGAGGATGCTGTGAAGGGCATGGATGGAAA AGTACTTTGTGGATCACGCATACGGGTGGAGCTGTCTACAGGTTTGTCCCGGAAGTCTCGTTATGGTCGACCTGGCCGCCGCTCTTTTGACCCAAATGATCGATGCTACCAGTGTGGTGATCGGGGGCACTATGCCTATGACTGCTACCGTTTCAGCAAGAGGGGAGGCAGTCGTCGCAGCAG GTCCCGTTCTAGATCCAGGTCTCGCTCTAGGTCCAGGGGACGAAGGTACCGCTCGCGGTCTCGCAGTCGTAGCAATGAAAG GAGGTACCGGTCACCATCTTACGCCAGGCGCCGTAGCAG GTCTGCCTCTCCTGCACGATCTAAGTCTAGGACTCCTGTACGGAG TCGTTCGCGTTCTCGTTCACGGTCTGCATCACGTCCACGTGGTCGATCTGCATCACATCCACGTGGTCGATCTGCATCCCGCTCCCGATCCAGGTCACGCACCCCCAGTGCTAAGAGAAACAG CCGTTCCCGCTCTCCCAGCCCGAAGAAGAGCCCCACTCCTGGAACAGACTGA